A window from Clostridium omnivorum encodes these proteins:
- a CDS encoding ParM/StbA family protein, which translates to MEKQFIGVDLGRGYVKGYTEYNGIASDCLFQSIVGDGREIDYSKYSEPMHLAIDTEEFFVGELAEKESFNPINNYSDDKTTDVAEKLLYALLNKLAVAENVQLCIGVPNKSFNKTTAESISKKYQGKTITIEDKIKNITKKVNISKVGIFRESDAALFHAVNTHKDRIKLQSMRVGMVTVGFRTSELSYFDIGMKFNDKLSDTKEVGNRTVLDIIQKSLSNQGITKTLNEIDNDSNYNALKEIGYKNLLERINQEIEMTWINYRDMKIFIAGGTCEKFKNIPEKFEKVDMPQLITAKGLFFIAQNLK; encoded by the coding sequence ATGGAAAAACAATTTATTGGAGTTGACTTAGGCCGAGGCTATGTTAAAGGCTATACAGAATATAATGGCATAGCTAGTGATTGCTTATTTCAATCAATCGTAGGTGATGGAAGAGAGATAGACTATAGTAAATATTCTGAACCAATGCACTTAGCTATTGATACTGAAGAATTTTTCGTTGGTGAATTAGCTGAAAAGGAAAGCTTTAATCCTATAAACAATTATTCTGATGATAAAACAACTGATGTTGCTGAAAAACTTCTTTATGCTTTACTGAATAAATTAGCAGTTGCTGAAAATGTTCAATTATGTATTGGGGTTCCAAATAAAAGCTTTAATAAAACTACTGCTGAAAGTATTTCAAAAAAATATCAAGGTAAAACTATAACTATTGAAGATAAAATAAAAAATATTACTAAAAAAGTTAATATATCTAAAGTGGGTATTTTTAGAGAATCAGATGCAGCTCTTTTTCATGCAGTAAATACACATAAAGATAGAATTAAACTTCAAAGTATGAGAGTTGGTATGGTTACTGTAGGTTTTAGAACTTCAGAACTTTCATATTTTGATATTGGAATGAAATTTAATGATAAACTTAGTGATACTAAAGAGGTTGGAAATAGAACTGTACTAGATATAATTCAAAAATCCTTATCAAACCAAGGAATAACTAAAACATTAAATGAAATTGACAATGATTCTAATTATAATGCATTAAAAGAAATTGGTTATAAAAATTTGTTAGAGAGAATTAATCAAGAAATTGAAATGACATGGATAAATTATAGAGATATGAAAATATTTATAGCTGGCGGCACATGTGAAAAGTTTAAAAATATACCTGAAAAGTTTGAAAAGGTTGATATGCCACAATTAATAACAGCTAAAGGACTTTTCTTTATTGCTCAAAACTTAAAGTAG